From the genome of Pelosinus fermentans DSM 17108:
ATATAATGCATACCGTCAAGGGTAAATCGTCCTCCTTCCTGAAAAAAAGGAAGTATGATTTCTCCGTGAAAACGGATATCGGAGTTGGACTCGATTGTTTCTTTTATGATTTGGGTTTCTAAAGGATAATGTCCACGCAAGGTAGAGTCACTGCGACTGATGATAATAAACTCTTTTTTACATTTTTTTGCTGCCATCATAATCTGCAGTGCAATTTCGCGATGAATCTGTGCTGTCTCTTTCCGTGTTAGTCCTCTGGAATTAGTGAGTATGAAAAACATAGAGCTTTCTTCCTGAAAACCCTCTTCGATACTCGCTGCTGACCAATCTGTATAAACAGAGACACCATGAACGGTCTGTACACCTGTCGGATCATCGTCCAGCACAACTATTTTTCCATGAAAGTGCTGTAAAGCACTCTGAAGTTTCGTATCTATATCACTTCTATTTACCTGATTAGCGGCACCCAGGACTTCCTTTATGTGTATCTTGCCTTCACGCATCTTACTAAATCTCCTTGTCCAATAATCGATTTAGAATTAGGAGACTACATAAGAGAATCCATGATCTAACCGTAAATCCGCCTTTATGAATCTCTCTATTAGCCAATCTTAATTTCCAAATCGTCTAAATTCACATTTTCTTCCGTATTACTTTCTTCGTCCCCTTCAACCCTGGTAGGCTTTAACAGTGTCAGTATCGTAGCTGTCACAACTGTACCAATCCCCAATGCCAGCAGGAACATGAGTGGGTTGTCCATTAATGGAACTACGAAGATTCCTCCATGAGGCACTGGTGAAGCTGTTCCCCACATCAATGCCAAACCGCCTGCAACAGCAGAACCAATGGAACATGCAGGTATCACTCTAAGCGGGTCGCTTGCCGCAAAGGGAAGAACGCCTTCTGTAATATAGCATAACCCTAGTGGAAAAGTAGCTTTGGCAGCTTCCACTTCTGCCTTGCTGTATTTTTTCTTTGATAATAAAACCGACAATGAGACCCCTAGAGGAGGTACCATCCCTCCAATAATCATGGCTGATGCAGGACCAAAGATCTTATCAACCATTAAACCCTTTGCGAACAAACCAGCCGTTTTATTAACAGGCCCTCCCATATCAAAACCCATCATGGCTCCAATAATCGCACCTAACAAAAACTTTGATCCCCCTTGCATAGACTTCATCCATACCAGAATTCCATTCTGAAAAGCTGCGATTGGCTCTCCCAATAAACCAATCATGATTAATCCCATAATGACTGAAGATAACAGCGGTAAAACCATGATTGGCATAAGGCCTTTTAAGCTATTAGGCACTTTTAAATAATTCTTTAAGAAAAGAACTAAATACCCAACCAGTAAAGCCCCCACAACACCGCCGATAAATCCGGCCTTAATGTTATTCGCGATGAACCCCATAATTAATCCGGGAACAATTCCTGGGCGATCAGCGATTGAATATGCAATCCCAGCAGCAAGCACAGGTACAACAAAGACCATTGCAGCCTTTCCGATTTCATTAATCATCCATGGGATTGTATTGGTTTGGTCTCCGACTAAAGCACCTCCAAAGACTTTTGCTATCGCCATACACAGCCCACCAACTACTACAATAGGAATCATATAAGACACGCCTGTCATCAAATGCTGTTTAATAGAGAATCCTTTAAACATCTAGATCCCTCCATAATTTAATTTTTTAAAAAAGAATGATTAGCTCTTCAATTTTTCTTCGATTTTTTGGATGAGAGTTTTTGGTGATTTAATAGCTGTCTGCATCGGTACATCAAT
Proteins encoded in this window:
- a CDS encoding PTS fructose transporter subunit IIC, which codes for MFKGFSIKQHLMTGVSYMIPIVVVGGLCMAIAKVFGGALVGDQTNTIPWMINEIGKAAMVFVVPVLAAGIAYSIADRPGIVPGLIMGFIANNIKAGFIGGVVGALLVGYLVLFLKNYLKVPNSLKGLMPIMVLPLLSSVIMGLIMIGLLGEPIAAFQNGILVWMKSMQGGSKFLLGAIIGAMMGFDMGGPVNKTAGLFAKGLMVDKIFGPASAMIIGGMVPPLGVSLSVLLSKKKYSKAEVEAAKATFPLGLCYITEGVLPFAASDPLRVIPACSIGSAVAGGLALMWGTASPVPHGGIFVVPLMDNPLMFLLALGIGTVVTATILTLLKPTRVEGDEESNTEENVNLDDLEIKIG